In Anopheles bellator chromosome 2, idAnoBellAS_SP24_06.2, whole genome shotgun sequence, the genomic stretch CAAGAACTTAATTTGATTTTACTCCACGCTTACGGACCACGATGGAGCGCCACTGTTGTCAGGTACGGTGCGTGTGCCCTTGGGCCGCAGAGCAGGATCAAAAAAAGGCCACAACGACACACGAATTATTACGTTAAGGATTAGCGATTCCGAAATTATGAATACCAGGACACCCGCCGGTAGGGCCGGCCGGACGCGGCTAATCGAATTAGTGCCATATTTGGGAGCCGAACTATAAAAGACCGGCACCGACGGTACGAAGGACGAGTTGTTTCTTGGTACAACACCGGTGATCAGTCCAAGTAGAGTTCCACAGTAGCTACAGTGAGCCTGGAGTAGTTCGCCATCAAACGCGATTTTCTTCAGCTTGACCTTAGAGTGGGAACAGTGCCCGTGGCCACACACCACAGAACCGTCACCAGAACCGCCTGAGAGCATCAGAGAGCAGCCCGTTACTGTTGTGTGCGAAACTGTCTACGGCAACGATTCAGGATGGCAGCGTACGCGGAGCCCCATTTCAGCGCCTGGACCCAGACGGTCGTCAGCAACGTCACGGTGGTTGACAAGGTCCCGCCGGAGATGCTCCACATGGTGGACGCCCACTGGTACCAGTTTCCGCCGATGAACCCGCTGTGGCACTCGATCCTGGGCTTCGCCATCTTCGTCCTCGGAGTCGTTTCGCTCATCGGCAACGGTTGCGTGATGTACATCTTCACCAATACCAAGTCACTCCGTACCCCGTCCAACTTGCTGGTGGTCAATTTGGCCTTCTCTGATTTCCTGATGATGTTCACCATGGCCCCGCCGATGGTGATCAACTGCTGGTACGAGACCTGGGTGCTCGGTCCGTTCGCTTGCGAACTGTACGGCATGTTTGGATCACTGTTCGGCTGTGCCTCGATCTGGACCATGACCATGATTGCGTTCGATCGTTACAACGTCATCGTGAAGGGTCTCTCGGCCAAGCCGATGGGCAACAACGGAGCGCTGCTGCGCATTCTGGGCATCTGGGCGTTCGCCCTGCTCTGGACCTTGGCCCCTCTCTTCGGATGGAACCGATACGTGCCGGAGGGCAACATGACCGCCTGCGGAACCGACTACTTGACGCAGGACTTCACCAGCCGATCATACATTCTGATCTACTCGGGCTTCGTGTACTACCTGCCGCTGTTCAGCATCATCTACTCGTACATTTTCATCATCCAGGTAAGGTCCCACGGCCATGGGCAAACGAAATCCGTTTCTAACTTGTCACCGTTTCATTTGTCCCTTGTCCCAGGCTGTCTCGGCTCACGAGAAGAACATGCGAGAACAGGCCAAGAAGATGAACGTCGCCTCGCTGCGTTCCCAGGAAGCTCAGAACACTAGCACCGAGATGAAGCTGGCCAAGGTCGCCCTGGTCACCATTTCGCTGTGGTTCATGGCCTGGACCCCGTACCTGGTCATCAACTATACCGGAATCTTCAAGGCGGCACCCATCACCCCGTTGGCCACCATCTGGGGATCGCTGTTCGCGAAGGCCAACGCCGTCTACAACCCGATCGTGTACGGCATCAGCCATCCTAGGTACCGGGCGGCTCTGTACCAGAAGTTCCCGTCCCTCTCGTGCCAGGATGCGCCGGCTGACGATGGGCAGTCGATGgtgtcggccaccaccggttgcaCGGAGGAGAAGGTGGCCGCCTAAACCGGGCCGCCGACTGACGGAGCCTCGCAGATAACGAATTGGCCTTGCACGGAACTACGGACCTCACGCTGCGTTGACGGTGAACGTTGAAgtttgtattttcttttttgaatggaaattttatttaatgaatAAAAACTTCAGAATCAATTGACGATGTTGCGTTTTGCTCCAACAATTGGCGCGAATCAGCGAAACTCGGATAAAACCCTACGAAATTCCCGCCCCGGCCAGGGGAACAACTGGGGCCCCCATTGGGGGGGCGGGGTGGCAATAGAATATTCTAATGGCACTGCCCCCGATTCCGCTTCCAACCAGCCTGCCGCGCGCGTCGAGAAATCCCCTGACGCGTagatcgacggcggcggccgatcgtCTCGCAATGCCGTACTTTGCGCGGGACAGTTGCCATCCGTTAACACGCGAACGAAGTCGCGGTGCGCTGCGCGGCCGTCAGTAGATCGAATCGATTAGTGAAGGCCGCCGACTGACCGGGTCTATATTGTTTTTTCGCACCAAACAGCGATTTGCGTGGAGGGGAATTTTCGGCGAAACCCGGCAAAGCTGGGAACCGGTCAACGGGCAGTGAAGTGTTCACTTACGCCACGCGAATTCGGAGGGCCCCAAAACCACCCGCGGACGGGATGAGACTGAAAGACAAGTAAGTAAGCCGCCCCATTTTTGTAGGCCACAAAATTTGATTCTCCATAAACTGCCGCGCGCGATCGTTGGATTCGAATCCAGATCAGCGGTATCACcgacaaaaacaacaaccagtCGAAGGATTGACACCTTCCCATCGGACGACCGCGCTCCGATCGGTGCTAATCGACAGCGTACACAAGGGGCAAGGGGCGGCCTCCCCGATTTTGATAACAGTGACGGCATTTTCCGATGCCTCCAGTGGCCCCGGGCCATCAACAAATTCGTGCTAATGGATTCGCAAAACTTCCGCAGCACGGCCGATTGCCAAAAgcgatcaccgatcgcgaCCGACGGTGATCGCGATTCGAAGCCCAGTACCGAGCAACGTGTCAAGCAGCAACAGTGGAACCATCGGCCATCACctgccaccggctgctgccAGGCTcatcaccggaagcggaaggagcGCAAGAAACGAAAGCCGAAGGTGGTGCTGAAGGGCGAAACGTTCGAAGATCCCGATCCGTACCAGTTGGCCGTCCGCAAGACCAACTATGGCAAACGGAAGGAGAAGCTAAAG encodes the following:
- the LOC131208643 gene encoding opsin-1-like is translated as MAAYAEPHFSAWTQTVVSNVTVVDKVPPEMLHMVDAHWYQFPPMNPLWHSILGFAIFVLGVVSLIGNGCVMYIFTNTKSLRTPSNLLVVNLAFSDFLMMFTMAPPMVINCWYETWVLGPFACELYGMFGSLFGCASIWTMTMIAFDRYNVIVKGLSAKPMGNNGALLRILGIWAFALLWTLAPLFGWNRYVPEGNMTACGTDYLTQDFTSRSYILIYSGFVYYLPLFSIIYSYIFIIQAVSAHEKNMREQAKKMNVASLRSQEAQNTSTEMKLAKVALVTISLWFMAWTPYLVINYTGIFKAAPITPLATIWGSLFAKANAVYNPIVYGISHPRYRAALYQKFPSLSCQDAPADDGQSMVSATTGCTEEKVAA